The following DNA comes from bacterium.
CTGCCAGATGTATTTTGAGTGCCTTTTAGCCACTCCACACCTTTAGTGATGGCCTCTTGTTGAGCCATCCCCTGGGTTATACCCAATCCTACCAATAATATCAGCCATTTAATCTTATTCATTTTAGTCCTCCTTTACCATTCATAATAATAAACCCCCTTGCTATCCTTATGAGAGCAATTGATTCTAATATCCCCAGAATCAGGGCTATAAATCCAGCCACCTTCATCGGTGATTTGGGATGGATGAATTCTTTGGTTGGATTTTGTATGGACGATAAGAGTTTTGGTTGATTTATACATCTTATGGCCATGACCAAATTTTTCAATAACAACTTCTTTGGAAATAGGATGATTAGTTTCTTCATATATGCTTAATCTCCACCTTTCTATTCTTACAATATAAATTTTGTCCTTGCCTTCTATTTCCCATCTTCCTATATCTACTTTCTTGATAATCCCTGGTTCTTTTAAAAAGCAACCTTTTTCTTTAAAAACCTTTCTTATTTTATCTGAAATTATCTTTTTATTTAATTCTTTCTCTACTCTCTTACCATCTCTTTCTGTATCAAATTTTATCTCAAATAGATATATTTCTTTCAAAAATGAAGTATGTGGAATTTTGTGAGAGTCA
Coding sequences within:
- a CDS encoding peptidylprolyl isomerase produces the protein MKKFIMAIKAHWGLVALILFLTIICICIVIFTSPFPPPLAPLVYYGKLSGQTSDFNEEALKEMRVAIYRYYQENRKWPSALDEISKYFDSHKIPHTSFLKEIYLFEIKFDTERDGKRVEKELNKKIISDKIRKVFKEKGCFLKEPGIIKKVDIGRWEIEGKDKIYIVRIERWRLSIYEETNHPISKEVVIEKFGHGHKMYKSTKTLIVHTKSNQRIHPSQITDEGGWIYSPDSGDIRINCSHKDSKGVYYYEW